From the Helicoverpa zea isolate HzStark_Cry1AcR chromosome 27, ilHelZeax1.1, whole genome shotgun sequence genome, the window CAGATTTAAAAAGTAGTCGTAGTAGTAAGAGCATAGATTACCTTAATAGTAGAAGTAAAACgattttctatttaaattaaaaacttaataaaaatgatttttgtcGAGTTTTCATCATTATTTCTTGGAGTTTCATACGATAAGCCTCATGTCAAAACACTAGGTACCGTCGGCAGATAAACGAACAGTTTCATGCATTGCAGgcacaattttaataatacatacattttaattccAGATAAAAATATGGTTCCAAAATCGCAGAACGAAGTGGAAACGAAAATACACAAACGACATCGAACTCCTTGCTCAACAGTATTACAGCAGCCTCGGAATCGTGAGCCCTCGGCCCATGTTCGTCGGCGATCGACTCTGGATCTTCAACTACCCCAACCGGGTCCCACCAACACAGCAACAACAATGGATGAAATCTCTAAACACAATGAACGCACAAAACCAGATAATAGACAGAACAAACATGTTTCGAAATCTACCAAAGCCAGAGGTCCCATTTCTAAACCCTAGTGTGTATCCGAACGAAAGAGTTTTCATGGACAGCGGTTTGAGTTTGGCGggaaatgtcaatgtcaaaatgCCCGCCCAAAGTCGAATTTTGCCGCGTGAAGTTTACAATAATATGGCTCAAAGGAGTATGgatgtgtataaaaataatattttaagccaTAGCAGCCCACCGCAAGAGTCTAATGTGGACCATTTGAGAAGATTAGAGGAGAATTTCAGTATTTAGTAAGTAAAACTTCGTTTGAAAGGTTGTCAATAGGtttaagtatttgtaaataaagttttcatTGTAGTCTAAGTACTTATTTGATGTGGTCTTTTCCAGCCTTATTGCCTCTCTCACCAGCTGTTTTCCCAcaatttcacccgcgtcttgcGCGTGGAAACTTCGTCCCGTCCTTAAATTGCTGTTTCTCGGGAATAGTGTACCTAACCTACctactttccaacagtgaaaaatatttcaaatcggttcagtagataCGGAACCTTTcgaagaaacaaaacaaatctgTTTCTTgtttattacattagtattaaagggcttatgtttaactgatcaccagatatagtaacaaatagcagacaaaaatagtaaatgatcaccaaaatgaaactcgcattttaatgtaaaactataaccaaagttttaacactttgctatcctatttaagtggaattactccaaaataaatcatgcgtaagccaaaaatagtaaaagatcaccaaaattaaaccaccattttaaagtaagattataaccaaagtttttaaattctgctatcctatttaagcaaaatgagtccaaataaagcattgttatcccaaaagtagtaaatgatcaccaaaagtaggaaatgatcatcaaaattataccagccgccaccagcgttttaatataaaatgataatcaaagtttttacatcttgctatcctgtttaagtaaactgactccaaaaaaataagttcggcctgatacaataaatgtaataacattatggggacccttttcctgcactagggtggaaaattgtctattgcatgcctctaaacagtgcgataagagtgttttttcgagggagtgtattgagaaacacattcttcttcttctttctcctgccctgttcccaattttacttggggtcggcgcaatatgtcattttcttccattttctcCTGTCACtcatcatactgacactcacgcatgcattgcaagccggacacataacttaatatggcatcataatactttatttggtaataagcctacattttatggcaatcacagtgacttatttaggcaaaaataatacattaatttggtcgtcaagagttggtgatcatttactaaatttggtggtcgaatacaatttaaagtgaagtcgtgactaaaatagctggtactattacatttttaggctttatttttctggtgttcagtagatatttccggttacaaaactaagggtatcaaagcattttatggtggtcattatatcgggtgtgtcgttcataatcacattaaatgaaatgcgttaatatactggttaatatatgtcgattaacacaaagataaaagaaaaatacgtaaaaataaaaaaatgaatttttcaaacaaagtaaatagaataaaaatttgtgaaaattagaacaccatataaaagtcagtcattacaaacaactgaaattctcccttgaaaactgacagctgtcaactgatcaaaacattcgatactcctcactttatctctgctttacacatcatcaacatcctccgagccttttcccaatcatgttggggtcggcttccagtctaaccggatttagctgagtaccagtgctttacaagaagcgactgcctatctgacctcctcaacccagttacccgggcaacccgataccccttggttagactggtgtcagacttactggcttctgactacccgtaacgactgccaaggatgtttaatgacagccgggacctacagctttacacatgatgttgtaaattataaaaacgaaaaatgactcccgtggttaaaccactgaatggattaggttattttttttacaatttgccatagaatgtcataaagtatatgcgatatgatttaatgtgattgtgaacgacacacccgatatttgTTCCCGTATTAAAGTACAGATTAGTATcgtagtattagtatagataggtatAGTGTGCCTTGAACAAGTGAAAACACCAAGTTCGCGTCTATCATCCCGATGCCTGGATCCCATGTTATAGTTCTCCCAAACATTTTGGTGACTTGGAGGGAGAAGAGGGGAAATACCggcaagttttatcaaaatgtaCCCGAATTCAGTAGCGTGAAATAAGACGAATTACGTTTCTAATATTCGTAGGATAATGGAAAGCATTGTACCCTCTTTTGAACATGTGAGGAGGAACATAATAATCTAGATACCAGGACtacaagcaaaataaaaaaaggaacaATCCAAAATCGTCCAAAAAATGTGGAACGCTTCACGAT encodes:
- the LOC124643449 gene encoding homeobox protein ceh-19 → MDPSETMDVDEIKTEKSETKLPFSIENLLADKFEKQTDFANDANASTSGVNCELKSSFVSDVTENIDSDDDASSNSSENVDVESSTVGDAQELLDIKSTDYQQSGSCSSRGKRARTAFSAQQIKSLEAEFEKNRYLSVAARGRLARQLRLTETQIKIWFQNRRTKWKRKYTNDIELLAQQYYSSLGIVSPRPMFVGDRLWIFNYPNRVPPTQQQQWMKSLNTMNAQNQIIDRTNMFRNLPKPEVPFLNPSVYPNERVFMDSGLSLAGNVNVKMPAQSRILPREVYNNMAQRSMDVYKNNILSHSSPPQESNVDHLRRLEENFSI